A window of Longispora fulva contains these coding sequences:
- a CDS encoding HAD family hydrolase produces the protein MVSHLVWDMDGTLIDSTGVVPDALADAIAEIGGQRPDPVEVVAAYSLGTPEVILEHFLGRALTGDEAGVYYRLLAGAVVDPYPGILPTLEALVGLGLPVVVFTGTTCRAAHALLGPAGIHPSLVVGGDQVPAKPAPDGLLRVAAELGIEPSAIGYIGDANVDLRAAHAAGATALAAGWGHLHDPAEPAHAVLSHPSQALELLTGRRAGC, from the coding sequence ATGGTGAGCCATCTGGTGTGGGACATGGACGGCACGTTGATCGACTCGACCGGCGTTGTGCCCGACGCCCTGGCCGATGCGATCGCAGAAATCGGCGGACAGCGACCTGACCCGGTCGAGGTTGTGGCGGCGTACTCGTTGGGTACGCCGGAGGTGATCCTGGAGCATTTCCTCGGCCGTGCGCTCACGGGCGATGAGGCGGGCGTCTACTACCGGCTGCTGGCCGGGGCGGTGGTGGACCCGTACCCGGGGATCCTGCCCACCTTGGAAGCGCTGGTCGGGTTGGGGCTGCCGGTCGTGGTGTTCACCGGCACGACGTGCCGGGCCGCGCACGCCCTACTGGGGCCGGCCGGCATCCACCCGAGTCTCGTCGTCGGCGGGGACCAGGTCCCGGCGAAGCCCGCTCCGGATGGCCTCCTGCGGGTGGCTGCCGAGTTGGGTATCGAGCCGTCTGCGATCGGCTACATCGGGGATGCCAACGTCGACCTGCGCGCCGCGCACGCGGCCGGCGCGACCGCGCTGGCCGCCGGGTGGGGGCATCTGCACGACCCGGCCGAGCCGGCGCACGCCGTCCTGTCGCACCCGTCGCAGGCTCTGGAGCTGTTGACGGGCCGCCGAGCAGGGTGTTGA